In Corylus avellana chromosome ca2, CavTom2PMs-1.0, the following proteins share a genomic window:
- the LOC132171656 gene encoding UDP-glycosyltransferase 75C1-like, whose product MHVSKFEQPEPFAQSRYSLYTIMVRPHFLLITFPIQGHINPGLQFSKRLIRLGAHVTFVTSVAARRRMAKTPDPDGLTFSTFSDGYDDGFKFIGGDPGNYMSEIRRRGSQALTDLVVSSANEGRPFTGLVYTILLPWVGDVASELHLPSALLWIQPAMVLDIYYYFFNGYGDVIRNSSNDPSCPIQLPGLPLLTSRDLSCVSLASNAHTFMLPTLQEQLEALEKESKPIILVNTFDALEPEALRAIEKFNLIGIGPLTPSAFLDGKDPSDTSFGGDLFQSSKDYIEWLNSKSKSSVVYVSFGSILVLSKQQMEEIARGLLDSGRPFLWVIRDKQNGEEEKEEDILSCMEELEEKGKIVPWCSQFEVLSHPSLGCFVTHCGWNSTLESLSCGVPMVAFPQWSDQGTNAKLIEDVWKTGVRVTANEDGIVGGDEIKRCLELILGGGRGEDIRRNAMKWKASAAEATNEGGSSYNNLKTFVDEIAQGGC is encoded by the coding sequence ATGCATGTCTCAAAATTTGAGCAACCAGAGCCATTTGCACAGAGCAGGTACAGCCTATACACCATCATGGTCCGGCCCCACTTCCTCCTCATAACATTTCCGATCCAGGGCCATATCAATCCCGGCCTCCAATTCTCCAAGCGCCTCATTCGCTTGGGGGCGCACGTCACCTTCGTCACCAGCGTCGCCGCCCGCCGCCGCATGGCCAAAACCCCCGATCCCGACGGCTTGACCTTCTCCACCTTCTCCGACGGCTACGACGACGGCTTTAAATTTATTGGTGGCGACCCCGGCAACTACATGTCCGAGATCAGGCGCCGTGGCTCCCAAGCTCTCACTGATCTTGTCGTGTCCAGCGCAAACGAGGGTCGCCCATTTACTGGCTTGGTCTACACCATCCTCCTCCCCTGGGTTGGGGACGTGGCGAGTGAACTTCACCTCCCATCAGCGCTTCTTTGGATTCAACCCGCCATGGTTTTGGACATATACTACTACTTCTTCAATGGTTATGGTGATGTCATCAGGAACAGCAGCAATGACCCCTCCTGTCCGATACAATTACCGGGACTGCCATTGCTCACTAGCCGTGACCTGTCGTGCGTCAGCCTTGCTTCAAATGCGCATACTTTTATGCTCCCAACACTGCAAGAGCAACTTGAAGCGcttgaaaaagaaagcaagccGATAATACTAGTGAACACCTTTGATGCACTGGAGCCGGAGGCGTTAAGAGCGATCGAAAAGTTCAATTTGATTGGAATTGGGCCGCTAACGCCGTCTGCTTTTTTGGATGGAAAAGATCCATCCGACACTTCTTTTGGAGGAGATCTTTTCCAAAGCTCCAAGGACTACATCGAATGGCTCAACTCCAAGTCCAAATCATCCGTTGTATACGTGTCGTTCGGGAGCATATTGGTGTTATCCAAGCAACAAATGGAGGAAATTGCACGTGGATTGTTGGATTCTGGCCGCCCCTTCTTGTGGGTCATAAGAGATAAGCAAaacggagaagaagagaaggaagaagatatATTGAGTTGCATGGAGGAATtggaagaaaagggaaaaatcgTGCCATGGTGCTCTCAATTTGAGGTTTTGTCACATCCTTCGTTGGGATGTTTTGTGACACATTGCGGGTGGAATTCAACTTTGGAGAGCTTAAGTTGTGGGGTGCCAATGGTTGCGTTCCCCCAATGGTCAGATCAAGGGACAAACGCGAAGTTGATCGAAGACGTGTGGAAAACGGGAGTGAGGGTGACTGCAAATGAGGATGGAATTGTGGGAGGTGATGAGATCAAGAGATgcttggaattgattttaggaGGAGGGAGAGGGGAAGATATTAGAAGGAATGCTATGAAATGGAAGGCTTCGGCTGCGGAGGCTACCAACGAAGGCGGTTCTTCGTATAACAATCTTAAAACTTTTGTCGATGAGATTGCACAAGGTGGTTGTTAA
- the LOC132173082 gene encoding disease resistance RPP13-like protein 4, which produces MPPSDQSSGAGSGNFDVAKINDIVLPDVIKKLQQVKDILSQNGPENNVSNSGNNGSSHSSQDEHQKMGNEAEKLRKDLIYIRESFKNLKGFEDRASDLFNALKERSSFNDLLTSGLNASSRDKQLRAKLGAINKIVMELKLRIPLPYKLSSKESDAHRFPRDGTEFDDFEVVDELPLLHVDNEFGRSLAFRDFRLVYDKLLDSTTKLCLLCFALIPENEIVKKRFMTYWWVGEGFVSPKLEKVADGTFKERLSVEEVADGIFKDLAKNYCIEPVNEKHRFVLDSYKMNPFIRSAVIVLAKEAGLFDFDGKTWNPSANFMTSYRACLVNGFSQELAKIGPGSDAKETDQYPGLDLEKLQTIFNVNEPYPDFFKLEWFSKLKNVKVLYLGRWQTSAKHHIEVESVEFLKGLKNMKLLRFFSLQGISRITKLPDSVCKLLNLRILDLRACHTLEELPDGIGYLENLTHLDISECYLLEYIPKKIKFLSKLRVLKGFVIGDRRNEKACTLTDLSGLKELRKLSIYTNTKDFPNEDDANNLRTFENLEKLTIEWGAFPSNTGSEKKQDKGVAQSIAEATKSPKKSEDKKKQGESVGQPISATTTSPKNGGNNQKQDKGAAQPLTATTTPKNRGGNKNQDQGVAEPMAGSTMNPENSGDNKKKDKRAAGLGKTLLRTLAFKKPGQGPTDPKGFKKLKKLDLKCYPSMESPSWLLPAKLPMLEKLYIRGGNLKNLSPGQENDEYWKVNILRLRFLSNLKMDWKELLSSFPHLIYLEKFKCPKLTFFPCNENGIGLKPRTEAGKEAAKRYNILH; this is translated from the coding sequence ATGCCTCCGTCCGATCAGTCTTCTGGCGCAGGTTCCGGCAACTTCGACGTGGCGAAGATAAACGATATCGTTCTACCCGACGTTATCAAGAAGCTCCAACAAGTCAAGGACATCCTCTCCCAAAACGGACCTGAGAACAACGTCAGCAACAGTGGCAACAACGGCAGCAGCCATTCTAGCCAGGACGAACATCAGAAGATGGGTAACGAAGCGGAGAAGTTAAGGAAAGATCTGATTTACATACGAGAATCCTTCAAAAATCTCAAAGGCTTCGAGGACAGAGCCAGTGACCTCTTCAATGCTCTTAAAGAACGCAGCTCCTTCAACGATTTGCTAACTAGTGGTCTCAATGCTTCTTCGCGAGACAAGCAGCTCCGAGCCAAGCTTGGTGCGATCAACAAGATTGTGATGGAGTTGAAGCTCCGGATCCCGTTACCCTATAAGTTGTCCTCCAAAGAATCCGACGCCCACCGGTTCCCACGGGATGGCACCGAGTTTGATGACTTCGAGGTGGTTGATGAATTGCCTCTCTTACATGTTGACAATGAATTTGGGCGTAGCTTGGCCTTCCGAGATTTTCGGTTAGTATATGATAAATTGCTTGACTCCACAACAAAGCTGTGCTTGCTGTGTTTTGCTTTAATTCCTGAAAATGAGATTGTGAAGAAGAGGTTTATGACATATTGGTGGGTTGGAGAAGGCTTTGTTAGCCCAAAGCTTGAAAAAGTTGCTGATGGAACCTTCAAAGAGCGGCTGTCGGTTGAGGAAGTTGCTGATGGAATCTTCAAAGACCTGGCGAAGAACTACTGCATTGAGCCCGTGAATGAGAAGCACAGGTTTGTCTTGGACAGTTACAAGATGAATCCTTTTATCCGTTCGGCGGTGATTGTGCTTGCCAAAGAAGCTGGGTTGTTTGATTTCGATGGCAAAACATGGAATCCCAGTGCCAATTTTATGACGTCTTACCGGGCGTGTTTAGTCAATGGATTTTCTCAGGAGTTGGCGAAAATTGGCCCCGGATCGGATGCAAAAGAAACCGACCAGTACCCTGGATTGGATCTAGAGAAACTGCAAACAATATTCAATGTCAATGAGCCTTATCctgattttttcaaattggagtGGTTCTCAAAGTTGAAGAATGTAAAGGTTCTATATCTGGGAAGGTGGCAGACCTCAGCTAAGCATCATATTGAAGTAGAGAGCGTTGAATTCTTAAAagggttgaaaaatatgaaacttttAAGGTTTTTCAGCCTTCAAGGAATTTCCAGAATTACCAAGCTTCCTGATTCCGTCTGTAAGCTCTTAAATTTGAGGATCTTAGATCTTAGAGCGTGTCACACTCTCGAGGAGCTTCCAGATGGAATAGGTTACCTCGAGAATCTGACGCACTTGGATATATCCGAGTGTTACTTGCTAGAGTACATTCCCAAAAAGATTAAGTTTCTCTCAAAACTCCGAGTCCTTAAAGGGTTTGTAATTGGTGACCGTCGAAATGAAAAAGCGTGTACTCTTACTGATTTGTCAGGATTGAAGGAGCTGAGGAAATTGAGCATCTACACAAACACGAAGGATTTCCCCAATGAAGATGACGCAAACAATCTTCGAACGtttgaaaatcttgaaaaaCTTACAATTGAGTGGGGAGCTTTTCCCAGCAATACAGGCAGCGAGAAAAAACAAGACAAGGGTGTGGCACAATCAATTGCAGAAGCCACCAAGAGTCCAAAGAAGAGTGAAGATAAAAAAAAGCAAGGCGAGAGTGTGGGACAACCAATTTCAGCAACTACCACGAGTCCTAAGAACGGTGGAAATAACCAAAAGCAAGACAAGGGTGCGGCACAACCATTGACTGCAACCACAACTCCAAAGAACCGTGGGGGTAACAAAAATCAAGACCAGGGTGTAGCGGAACCAATGGCAGGAAGCACCATGAATCCAGAGAACAGTGGAGATAACAAAAAGAAGGACAAGAGAGCAGCAGGATTGGGTAAGACTTTGTTAAGAACACTCGCCTTTAAAAAACCAGGGCAGGGTCCCACAGATCCGAAAGGTTTTAAGAAACTAAAGAAACTGGATCTCAAGTGTTACCCTTCGATGGAATCACCGAGTTGGTTGCTGCCTGCAAAACTTCCGATGCTAGAGAAACTCTACATCAGAGGAGGGAACCTCAAAAATCTAAGTCCAGGTCAGGAGAATGACGAGTACTGGAAAGTTAACATACTACGTCTGAGGTTCTTGAGCAACTTAAAGATGGATTGGAAAGAACTCCTGTCATCATTTCCACACTTGATTTACTTGGAGAAATTCAAATGCCCTAAACTCACTTTCTTTCCATGTAATGAGAATGGAATCGGGCTGAAGCCAAGAACTGAAGCTGGAAAGGAAGCTGCTAAGAGGTATAACATTTTGCATTAA